From a region of the Helianthus annuus cultivar XRQ/B chromosome 5, HanXRQr2.0-SUNRISE, whole genome shotgun sequence genome:
- the LOC110938935 gene encoding uncharacterized protein LOC110938935, with protein MTAGQGTTTGGAMLTQRRSRHTDGEKHCNRCRWCVGFKSKSKETVKLVVLLPFVFFPMTIMRTYNEDGDVDEDDDDLRWWRQATTDDGYGVVFVPTNLRQNSVLFTFLSMLAAYLE; from the exons ATGACGGCAGGGCAAGGAACCACCACAGGTGGTGCGATGTTGACTCAACGGCGGAGCCGCCACACCGACGGCGAGAAACACTGCAATCGGTGTCGGTGGTGTGTGGGTTTCAAATCGAAGTCGAAGGAAACAGTGAAGTTGGTGGTTCTGTTACCTTTCGTTTTTTTTCCGATGACGATAATGAGGACTTATAATGAAGATGGTGAtgtcgatgaagatgatgatgacttACGGTGGTGGAGACAGGCAACGACCGACGACGGTTATGGTGTCGTTTTTGTTCCGACAAATCTCCGACAAAACTCCG ttttatttactTTCCTGTCGATGTTGGCTGCATACCTCGAGTGA